A single window of Chrysiogenia bacterium DNA harbors:
- a CDS encoding KH domain-containing protein gives MKPVEKSGKSIEEILKALSREWECLPEDIEYKVIKEGSRGLIGIGAKDYIISATPPATGATVPSPGNEAPRKKKEERAGKQTASEDGPRNKKKRERGPRNKKAEPNGNRRDDESPLEEEDGDNIGNLKSPSEVQAARRRPPRPRESDPAVMERARALLEELVHFLVPEATVKVCEDQDGSLEIQGETGGLLIGRRGQTLDSIQFLLNKMVYREEVGSSPRIQIDIEGYRARRADALENLALRMAAKARNQGRALRLEPMAAHERRIIHIALEPEEGITTESEGRGEHKRVVIIPDNQRRGGQRGGGGGKSKRPRRRRGGRRSDGHNAEGGGENRGNRSDGPGALDPPPGIGEEPEHVNEEGWRDRVAGAADGDAPTNENG, from the coding sequence ATGAAACCAGTTGAGAAGAGCGGAAAAAGCATCGAGGAAATCCTCAAAGCGCTCTCACGCGAGTGGGAATGCCTGCCCGAAGACATCGAGTACAAAGTCATCAAGGAAGGCTCGCGCGGGCTGATCGGCATCGGCGCCAAGGACTACATCATCAGTGCCACACCGCCGGCCACCGGCGCGACTGTCCCCTCGCCCGGCAACGAAGCGCCGCGCAAGAAGAAGGAAGAGCGCGCCGGCAAGCAGACCGCCTCCGAGGACGGCCCGCGCAACAAGAAGAAGCGCGAACGCGGCCCCCGCAACAAGAAGGCCGAGCCCAACGGCAACCGCCGCGACGACGAGAGCCCGCTCGAAGAGGAAGACGGCGACAACATCGGCAACCTCAAGAGCCCCTCGGAAGTGCAGGCCGCGCGCCGCCGCCCACCGCGTCCGCGCGAGAGCGACCCGGCCGTGATGGAGCGCGCCCGCGCACTGCTCGAAGAGCTCGTTCACTTCCTCGTGCCCGAGGCCACTGTAAAAGTGTGCGAGGACCAGGACGGCTCGCTCGAAATTCAGGGCGAGACCGGCGGCCTGCTCATCGGACGCCGCGGCCAGACCCTCGACTCCATCCAGTTCCTGCTCAACAAGATGGTCTACCGCGAGGAAGTGGGTTCCTCGCCGCGCATCCAGATCGACATCGAGGGCTACCGCGCCCGCCGCGCCGACGCGCTGGAAAACCTGGCCCTGCGCATGGCGGCCAAGGCCCGCAATCAGGGCCGGGCCCTTCGCCTGGAGCCCATGGCCGCCCACGAGCGCCGCATCATCCACATCGCCCTGGAGCCCGAAGAGGGCATCACCACCGAGAGCGAGGGTCGCGGCGAGCACAAGCGCGTGGTCATCATCCCCGACAACCAGCGCCGCGGCGGGCAGCGTGGTGGTGGTGGTGGAAAGTCCAAGCGCCCGCGCCGCCGCCGCGGAGGCCGCCGCTCCGACGGCCACAATGCGGAGGGTGGCGGCGAGAATCGCGGCAACCGCTCGGACGGGCCCGGCGCCCTCGATCCGCCCCCGGGAATCGGGGAAGAGCCCGAACACGTCAATGAAGAGGGCTGGCGCGATCGCGTTGCGGGCGCCGCCGACGGGGATGCACCGACCAACGAAAACGGCTAG
- a CDS encoding peptidylprolyl isomerase, with amino-acid sequence MRATIKTNQGDIQCELFPDKAPETVENFVGLARGTKQWTDQRTGETTSRPLYSGTIFHRIIPDFMIQGGDPMGNGRGGPGYRFKDEFVPGLNFDKPYILAMANAGPNTNGSQFFITVKATPWLNQKHTIFGDCSASGELIEKLSKVQTGPGDRPVQDVVIEEIVVQD; translated from the coding sequence ATGCGTGCGACGATCAAGACGAACCAGGGTGATATTCAGTGTGAACTTTTCCCGGATAAGGCACCGGAAACAGTAGAGAATTTCGTGGGCCTTGCCCGCGGAACCAAGCAGTGGACCGATCAGCGTACCGGTGAGACCACCTCGCGCCCGCTCTACAGCGGAACCATCTTCCACCGCATCATTCCCGACTTCATGATCCAGGGCGGCGACCCCATGGGCAACGGCCGCGGCGGACCGGGTTACCGGTTCAAGGACGAATTCGTCCCGGGCCTCAATTTCGACAAGCCCTACATCCTGGCCATGGCCAACGCCGGTCCCAACACCAACGGCAGCCAGTTCTTCATCACCGTGAAGGCGACCCCGTGGCTCAACCAGAAACACACGATCTTCGGTGACTGCTCGGCCTCGGGCGAGCTGATCGAGAAGCTCTCGAAGGTCCAGACCGGCCCGGGCGATCGCCCGGTGCAGGACGTGGTGATCGAGGAGATCGTTGTCCAGGACTGA
- a CDS encoding NADH-quinone oxidoreductase subunit A yields the protein MYFDFANVLIFMAVASGFIFIAITVSRFIAPRKPNKTKSLAYECGEIPVGSGWAQFNIRFYIVAVMFLIFDVEVAAMYPVASTLKKWVARSLEDGVAYGPAVLGEIVLFAVILFVGLIYVWGKGDLEWIKALGNEPRKGKR from the coding sequence ATGTATTTTGACTTCGCCAATGTACTGATCTTCATGGCGGTCGCGAGTGGGTTTATCTTCATCGCGATCACCGTTTCGCGCTTTATTGCGCCTCGCAAACCCAACAAGACCAAGAGCCTGGCCTACGAATGCGGTGAGATCCCCGTCGGAAGTGGCTGGGCCCAGTTCAATATCCGCTTCTATATTGTGGCCGTCATGTTCCTGATCTTCGATGTGGAAGTCGCGGCCATGTATCCGGTGGCCAGCACCCTGAAAAAATGGGTAGCGCGCAGCCTCGAAGACGGCGTGGCCTACGGACCCGCCGTACTGGGCGAGATCGTGCTTTTCGCGGTGATTTTGTTCGTCGGCCTCATCTATGTCTGGGGCAAGGGCGACCTGGAATGGATCAAGGCTCTGGGCAACGAGCCTCGCAAGGGGAAGCGCTAA
- the nuoB gene encoding NADH-quinone oxidoreductase subunit NuoB yields the protein MQMDTTYYNPTEGGIILANVDDFLAWTRANSLWYMLFGLACCAIELMQTGGPRSDLDRFGTVFRATPRQSDLIIVAGTLTYKMATRVKILYDQMADPKYVISMGSCSNCGGLFDLGYSVCKGVDNVIPVDVYIPGCPPRPEALTEGVIKLQEVVKRDRYLRRRFAA from the coding sequence ATGCAGATGGACACGACCTACTACAACCCCACCGAGGGCGGTATCATTCTGGCCAACGTCGATGATTTCCTCGCGTGGACCCGCGCCAACTCGCTCTGGTACATGCTCTTCGGCCTGGCCTGCTGCGCCATCGAGCTGATGCAGACCGGCGGCCCGCGCAGCGACCTCGATCGCTTCGGTACCGTTTTCCGCGCCACCCCGCGCCAGTCCGACCTGATCATCGTGGCCGGCACCCTCACCTACAAGATGGCCACCCGCGTGAAGATTCTTTACGACCAGATGGCCGACCCCAAATATGTGATCTCCATGGGCAGTTGCTCCAATTGCGGCGGCCTGTTCGACCTCGGTTACTCGGTTTGCAAGGGCGTCGACAACGTCATTCCCGTGGATGTCTACATCCCGGGTTGTCCGCCGCGCCCCGAGGCCCTGACCGAGGGCGTGATCAAGCTTCAGGAAGTGGTCAAGCGCGACCGGTATCTGCGCCGTCGCTTTGCCGCCTGA
- a CDS encoding NADH-quinone oxidoreductase subunit C — protein sequence MTSDEIIERLVKQFGDDKVTRVQAEGCPQPHALVPAELIQDVAKFLRDDPDLDCKFLATIAATDWLAGERKVKVGDEERVEEIKARIDVAYNFSSLTKKHRVNVKVTVDRDKPEVPTLTGVFIAADWHEREQYDLLGVNFKGHPDLRRLMMPEGWVGHPLRKDYEQMSEWQGIPTSRPKSHDLFRERLAREEAEEEAGA from the coding sequence ATGACCAGCGACGAAATCATCGAACGCCTCGTCAAACAATTCGGAGACGACAAGGTCACCCGCGTTCAGGCCGAGGGATGCCCGCAGCCCCACGCGCTGGTGCCGGCCGAGCTCATCCAGGACGTTGCCAAGTTCCTGCGCGATGATCCCGATCTCGACTGCAAGTTCCTGGCGACCATCGCCGCGACCGACTGGCTCGCCGGCGAGCGCAAGGTAAAGGTCGGCGACGAAGAGCGCGTTGAAGAGATCAAGGCGCGCATCGACGTGGCCTACAACTTCTCCTCCCTGACCAAGAAGCACCGGGTCAACGTCAAGGTCACCGTCGACCGCGACAAGCCCGAAGTGCCCACCCTCACGGGTGTGTTTATCGCAGCCGACTGGCACGAGCGCGAGCAGTACGACCTGCTGGGCGTGAATTTCAAGGGCCACCCCGACCTGCGCCGCCTGATGATGCCCGAGGGCTGGGTCGGCCACCCGCTGCGCAAGGATTACGAGCAGATGAGCGAGTGGCAGGGCATTCCCACCAGCCGTCCCAAGTCCCATGACCTGTTCCGCGAGCGTCTTGCCCGCGAAGAAGCCGAAGAGGAGGCCGGAGCCTAA
- a CDS encoding NADH-quinone oxidoreductase subunit D, with the protein MLLNMGPQHPSTHGVLRFILKTDGEIIKSLDPDVGFLHRSIERIGEMVTFEQFMPYTDRVDYLSAMNANHAWARAVETACGIEVPRRAAVIRTITDELNRIISHLLAVGALGMDLGAATPFLHAIREREKVNDIIEALCGARLTYNYVRIGGVWYDLPHDFVDKCTEFLDKFEPALEEFDRLLGQGIIFRQRTANVAPMNAEDAIAHGLVGPNLRAAGVKYDLRRDEPYGIYPELDFEVPIGTGIVGTVGDCFDRYWVRICEMRESVKILRQCFKMLPEDKQIRAKLPKILKAPAGEVYVPVESSRGEMGYYLVTDGGPKAYRVRIRTGSFAAMKAIETLASGLMIADLVAVIAALDVVAPEIDR; encoded by the coding sequence ATGCTCCTCAACATGGGGCCCCAGCACCCTTCGACCCATGGTGTGCTGCGCTTCATCCTCAAGACCGACGGTGAGATCATCAAGAGTCTCGACCCGGACGTGGGCTTCCTCCACCGTTCCATCGAGCGCATCGGCGAGATGGTCACCTTCGAGCAGTTCATGCCCTACACCGACCGCGTAGACTACCTCTCGGCCATGAACGCCAACCATGCGTGGGCCCGCGCGGTCGAGACCGCCTGCGGCATCGAAGTGCCCCGCCGCGCGGCGGTCATCCGCACGATCACCGACGAGCTCAACCGAATCATCTCGCATCTGCTGGCCGTCGGCGCGCTGGGCATGGACCTTGGCGCCGCCACGCCGTTCCTGCACGCCATTCGCGAGCGCGAGAAGGTCAACGACATCATCGAAGCCCTCTGCGGCGCGCGCCTGACCTACAACTACGTGCGCATCGGCGGCGTCTGGTACGACCTTCCCCACGACTTTGTCGACAAGTGCACGGAGTTCCTCGACAAGTTCGAGCCCGCGCTTGAAGAATTTGACCGCCTGCTCGGCCAGGGCATCATCTTCCGTCAGCGCACGGCCAATGTCGCGCCCATGAACGCCGAAGATGCTATCGCCCACGGCCTTGTCGGACCGAACCTGCGCGCCGCCGGCGTGAAGTACGACCTGCGCCGCGATGAGCCCTACGGCATCTATCCCGAGCTCGACTTCGAAGTGCCCATCGGCACCGGCATTGTCGGCACCGTGGGCGACTGCTTCGACCGCTACTGGGTCCGCATCTGCGAGATGCGCGAATCGGTCAAGATTCTGCGCCAGTGCTTCAAGATGCTGCCCGAAGACAAGCAGATCCGCGCCAAGTTGCCGAAGATTCTCAAGGCCCCGGCCGGCGAGGTCTACGTGCCGGTCGAATCCTCGCGCGGCGAGATGGGCTACTACCTTGTCACCGACGGCGGGCCCAAGGCCTACCGCGTTCGCATTCGCACCGGATCATTTGCGGCCATGAAGGCCATTGAGACGCTTGCCAGCGGGCTGATGATCGCCGACCTGGTCGCCGTGATCGCTGCCCTCGATGTGGTGGCGCCGGAAATTGATCGCTGA
- a CDS encoding NADH-quinone oxidoreductase subunit H produces the protein MREIADNLLAPGGLLEGAHPWVAYIGTMLVFCLIVFLFVAHAAGIYSWLERRIAGRIQNRVGPNRVGPQGFAQWAVDGLKTFQKEDLIPDGADSPLFRLAPYVAFVGMFGVFVALPFSSSLVIADINVAMVYILAVASIEAIGILLAGYASNSKWSFYGGMRSAAQIVSYEVPVALSIMSIIVVTGTLNLQDIIAGQGTVIWDWNFFYSPFTALAFFCYFIGAIAEINRAPFDLPEAESELVSGFATEYSGLRFLFFFFAEWANIYVISAIAVILFFGGWQVPGWETAELQAAGVPILYTLLGLTIVGAGYFGYKLGSSKDMPRRKMVTGDTIAATVVSVALGWGPAITCSVLLWAALSFGTPAWTGTVMANIMQVIALMVKTHILVFLVIQARWTLPRLRVDQMMLVCWKYLTPAAFLTIMGNAFWMVYVHPRSHLQVMTRYGLVAALGALVAIYFMKVFANIATTKDTVDMHMRV, from the coding sequence ATGCGTGAGATCGCCGACAACCTTCTCGCTCCGGGCGGCCTGCTCGAAGGCGCGCATCCCTGGGTCGCCTACATCGGGACGATGCTGGTCTTCTGCCTGATCGTGTTCCTGTTCGTGGCACACGCCGCGGGCATCTACAGTTGGCTCGAGCGCCGCATTGCCGGCCGCATCCAGAACCGCGTGGGCCCCAACCGCGTGGGCCCCCAGGGCTTTGCCCAGTGGGCGGTCGACGGTCTCAAGACCTTCCAGAAGGAAGACCTCATCCCCGACGGCGCCGACTCGCCGCTCTTCCGTCTGGCGCCCTATGTTGCTTTCGTGGGCATGTTCGGCGTGTTCGTCGCCCTGCCCTTTTCTTCGAGCCTGGTGATCGCCGACATCAACGTCGCCATGGTCTACATCCTGGCGGTCGCTTCGATTGAAGCCATCGGCATTCTGCTGGCCGGCTACGCCTCGAACTCCAAGTGGAGCTTCTACGGCGGCATGCGCTCGGCCGCGCAGATCGTCAGCTACGAAGTGCCCGTCGCCCTGTCGATCATGTCGATCATCGTGGTGACCGGCACCCTCAACCTGCAGGACATCATCGCGGGCCAGGGTACGGTCATCTGGGACTGGAACTTCTTCTACTCCCCGTTCACCGCGCTGGCCTTCTTCTGCTACTTCATCGGCGCCATCGCCGAGATCAACCGCGCGCCCTTCGACCTGCCCGAGGCCGAGTCCGAACTCGTTTCCGGTTTTGCCACCGAGTATTCGGGCCTTCGCTTCCTGTTCTTCTTCTTCGCCGAGTGGGCGAACATCTATGTGATCAGTGCCATCGCCGTCATCCTGTTCTTCGGCGGCTGGCAGGTGCCCGGCTGGGAGACCGCCGAGCTTCAGGCCGCGGGCGTTCCGATCCTCTACACCCTGCTGGGTCTGACGATCGTTGGCGCCGGCTACTTCGGTTACAAACTGGGCAGCAGCAAGGACATGCCGCGCCGCAAGATGGTGACCGGTGACACCATCGCTGCCACCGTCGTCTCCGTGGCGCTCGGCTGGGGCCCGGCCATTACCTGCTCGGTGCTGCTGTGGGCCGCGCTGAGCTTTGGCACGCCCGCCTGGACGGGCACGGTCATGGCCAACATCATGCAGGTCATCGCCCTGATGGTGAAGACCCACATCCTCGTCTTCCTCGTCATCCAGGCCCGCTGGACGCTGCCGCGTCTTCGCGTGGACCAGATGATGCTCGTTTGCTGGAAGTACCTGACCCCCGCTGCGTTCCTCACCATCATGGGTAACGCTTTCTGGATGGTGTACGTCCACCCGCGCAGCCACCTGCAGGTGATGACCCGTTACGGGCTGGTCGCCGCGCTCGGCGCGCTTGTCGCGATCTATTTCATGAAGGTTTTTGCAAACATCGCCACCACCAAGGACACCGTCGACATGCACATGCGTGTCTAA
- a CDS encoding NADH-quinone oxidoreductase subunit I, producing METQPTENEPQGVTATYGYRPQDGSPVQRYWRSLFGGISSVFEAFTITMGHMFRTPVTVQYPEVNVKAQLPERYRGFLNVDLDVCISCRNCEKACPIDCILIEDVKLERKSIIGNNGKPSKKLLNPTVFNIDLSKCMWCGLCVEPCPTGAIYFTREFERSTSNIRDLYFEFVTPDERKALKEKAKKFAEKEAKAKAEKAAALAAKKAAEEAAQAEGGGSEDSAAPSGENN from the coding sequence ATGGAAACGCAGCCGACAGAAAATGAACCGCAGGGTGTAACTGCGACCTACGGCTACCGCCCCCAGGACGGCAGCCCGGTCCAGCGTTACTGGAGGAGCCTCTTTGGCGGCATCTCCAGCGTGTTCGAGGCCTTCACCATCACCATGGGCCACATGTTCCGCACCCCGGTGACGGTCCAGTACCCCGAAGTGAACGTGAAGGCGCAGCTTCCAGAGCGCTACCGCGGATTCCTCAACGTCGATCTCGATGTGTGCATTTCCTGCCGCAACTGCGAGAAGGCCTGCCCGATCGACTGCATCCTCATCGAGGACGTCAAGCTCGAGCGCAAGAGCATCATCGGCAACAACGGCAAGCCCAGCAAGAAATTGCTCAACCCGACGGTCTTCAACATCGACCTGTCGAAGTGCATGTGGTGCGGCCTTTGCGTCGAGCCCTGCCCCACCGGGGCCATCTATTTCACGCGTGAGTTCGAGCGTTCGACCTCGAACATCCGCGACCTCTACTTTGAATTCGTGACTCCAGACGAGCGCAAGGCGCTCAAGGAGAAGGCGAAGAAATTCGCCGAGAAGGAAGCCAAGGCGAAGGCCGAGAAGGCCGCCGCACTGGCCGCGAAGAAGGCGGCTGAAGAAGCCGCGCAGGCCGAGGGCGGCGGGTCCGAAGACTCCGCGGCTCCTTCGGGGGAAAACAACTAG
- a CDS encoding NADH-quinone oxidoreductase subunit J encodes MEAGRIFFWIVALVALTSSLYVVTAQNVVRAAIALALTLFTVAIVYVSLAAEFLAVVQVLVYIGGVIVMILFTVMFTRRSGENSFLTPSKGPLSMGLAAVFAGGLFFILYRQLTTAKFAVSDQLQYTNTFGYIGDALLTSHVIPFEVVSILLLMALVGAVILIKKEVKPEEEDA; translated from the coding sequence ATGGAAGCCGGTCGTATTTTCTTCTGGATCGTCGCCTTAGTGGCACTGACCAGCTCGTTGTACGTCGTGACAGCGCAGAACGTCGTGCGCGCCGCCATTGCGCTGGCGCTCACCCTGTTCACGGTCGCCATCGTCTACGTGAGCCTGGCCGCGGAGTTCCTGGCCGTAGTCCAGGTGCTCGTCTACATCGGCGGCGTCATCGTCATGATTCTCTTCACCGTCATGTTCACCCGTCGTTCGGGCGAGAACAGCTTCCTGACCCCTTCGAAGGGTCCGCTCTCCATGGGCCTTGCCGCCGTGTTCGCCGGCGGGCTGTTCTTCATTCTCTACCGCCAGCTCACCACCGCGAAGTTCGCGGTGAGCGATCAGCTCCAGTACACCAACACCTTCGGCTACATCGGCGACGCGTTGCTGACCAGCCACGTCATCCCCTTCGAGGTCGTCTCCATCCTGCTGCTCATGGCGCTGGTGGGTGCGGTCATCCTCATCAAGAAGGAAGTGAAACCCGAGGAGGAGGACGCCTGA
- the nuoK gene encoding NADH-quinone oxidoreductase subunit NuoK → MPVLTDYLILSAGLFAIGMFGVITRRNTVAVLMAIELILNAASINFVAFSHYLNGNVTGDLFALFVIILAGAEAAVGLALVLVIYHNFRSINVDEVSTLAN, encoded by the coding sequence ATGCCGGTTCTTACCGACTACCTGATCCTCTCGGCCGGGCTGTTCGCCATCGGCATGTTCGGCGTGATCACGCGCCGCAACACCGTGGCGGTGCTCATGGCCATTGAGCTCATCCTGAATGCGGCGAGCATCAACTTCGTCGCCTTCAGCCACTACCTCAACGGGAACGTGACGGGCGATCTGTTCGCCCTGTTCGTGATCATCCTCGCCGGTGCGGAGGCCGCCGTCGGCCTGGCCCTGGTGCTGGTGATCTATCACAACTTCCGCAGCATCAACGTCGACGAAGTCTCGACGCTGGCGAACTAG